A region from the Pirellulaceae bacterium genome encodes:
- the fusA gene encoding elongation factor G, with protein sequence MPRRLQDLRNIGIIAHIDAGKTTVTERMLFCSGATHRIGQVDKGTAETDFDEEEQQRGITIYSACVTFEWKNSHINLLDTPGHVDFTAEVERCLRVLDGGVVVFSAREGVEAQSETVWRQANKYSVPRIAFINKLDREGASFQGTLNEIRDRLEANPIILQLPIGEGPPHLDHAFRGIIDLIEMKMLTFSEKGDQVSTAEIPAELADDAELSRQELLEELSKHSDELIELLLEENTNIPTQLIRKVIREATTQQLIQPVLCGSALDGIGIQPLLDAVAWYLPSPADMPPVQGTAVRKKQETRESRQPEPSEPFCGLVFKVLPAKTGDLSWVRVYSGQLKTNTRVLNPGREKKENVAQLWRMQASRREQVDLVETGDIAGIIGLRHSVTGDTLCEPKEPILLESIEFPETVMSMAIEPETTAERKKLGDTLDLMRRQDPTFRAIENEDTGQTLISGMGELHLEVIRNRLLRDFNLQVKVHKPRVSYRETIRQTIEVEGICHRQMGGQQLFAELKLRLEPNSNSSSPVTVTSRCSPEDLPGELLGVAIDELRARGEGGGILGGFPLMGLKATVLSAKNNEQTNEIAVRIAAGDAFETGLRAAGPVLLEPVMRLDITTPDQYLGDFVGDLQQRRAVIHRTDNRGKLAVLEAHAPLAELFGYSSAMRSLSKGLAGCSMEPLEYQPAPPEVAQQFEM encoded by the coding sequence ATGCCGCGTCGCCTACAGGATCTTCGTAATATCGGGATCATCGCACATATTGATGCCGGAAAAACGACGGTCACCGAACGGATGCTGTTTTGCAGCGGAGCCACCCATCGAATTGGACAAGTCGACAAAGGAACGGCCGAAACAGATTTCGACGAGGAAGAGCAGCAGCGGGGGATCACAATCTACTCGGCCTGCGTCACCTTCGAGTGGAAGAATTCGCATATCAATCTGCTCGATACGCCCGGACACGTCGACTTCACTGCCGAGGTGGAACGCTGCCTACGAGTTCTCGATGGGGGCGTTGTCGTCTTCAGTGCCCGCGAGGGCGTCGAAGCACAAAGCGAAACAGTTTGGCGGCAAGCCAACAAATACAGCGTCCCACGAATCGCCTTCATCAATAAACTGGACCGAGAAGGCGCGAGCTTCCAGGGAACGCTCAATGAAATCCGGGATCGACTGGAAGCAAATCCGATTATCCTCCAACTGCCAATTGGCGAAGGTCCCCCACACCTGGACCATGCATTTCGTGGGATCATCGACCTGATCGAAATGAAAATGCTCACCTTCTCCGAAAAAGGAGATCAGGTCAGCACCGCGGAAATCCCGGCTGAACTGGCAGATGATGCCGAATTGTCACGCCAAGAACTGCTCGAAGAATTGTCGAAACATAGCGACGAACTGATCGAATTACTCCTGGAAGAAAATACGAACATTCCAACTCAACTGATTCGAAAAGTTATTCGCGAAGCCACCACCCAACAACTCATCCAACCCGTCCTTTGTGGCTCTGCCCTCGACGGCATCGGCATCCAACCGCTACTGGACGCAGTCGCCTGGTACCTGCCAAGCCCTGCCGATATGCCTCCCGTGCAAGGCACTGCCGTTCGCAAGAAACAAGAGACCCGGGAAAGCCGCCAACCCGAACCGTCAGAGCCATTCTGCGGCTTGGTTTTCAAGGTCCTGCCAGCCAAAACAGGCGATCTCTCCTGGGTCCGAGTCTATTCCGGACAGCTCAAAACCAACACGCGAGTCCTCAATCCGGGCCGCGAAAAAAAGGAAAACGTCGCACAATTGTGGCGAATGCAAGCTTCTCGGCGCGAACAGGTCGACCTGGTTGAGACGGGCGATATTGCCGGCATCATCGGCCTGCGACACTCGGTCACCGGCGACACACTCTGCGAACCCAAAGAACCTATCCTGCTCGAGAGCATCGAATTCCCGGAAACTGTCATGTCGATGGCCATCGAACCCGAGACCACTGCAGAACGCAAAAAATTGGGGGATACGCTCGATCTCATGCGACGTCAGGACCCCACGTTTCGCGCTATCGAAAACGAAGACACGGGCCAAACGCTGATCAGCGGGATGGGAGAATTGCACCTGGAGGTGATTCGTAATCGACTGCTACGCGACTTCAACCTGCAAGTAAAAGTCCACAAGCCCCGAGTAAGCTATCGCGAAACAATCCGACAGACCATCGAAGTCGAAGGCATTTGCCATCGCCAAATGGGCGGACAACAGCTGTTTGCCGAGCTGAAGCTTCGCCTAGAGCCAAATTCAAACAGCTCCTCGCCGGTCACAGTCACCAGCCGCTGCTCGCCAGAAGATCTGCCAGGCGAACTGCTGGGCGTCGCAATTGACGAATTGCGAGCCCGCGGCGAAGGAGGCGGGATCCTCGGAGGTTTTCCGCTGATGGGGCTCAAAGCGACCGTGTTGTCGGCAAAAAACAACGAGCAAACCAACGAAATTGCCGTCCGCATCGCTGCTGGCGATGCGTTCGAGACCGGACTACGAGCAGCAGGACCCGTCCTACTGGAACCGGTCATGAGGCTCGATATCACGACTCCCGACCAATATCTGGGCGATTTCGTCGGCGACCTGCAGCAACGACGAGCCGTCATTCACCGCACCGATAACCGCGGAAAACTGGCCGTTCTCGAGGCCCACGCCCCGCTGGCAGAACTCTTCGGTTATTCCAGTGCCATGCGCAGCCTCAGCAAAGGGCTGGCAGGATGCTCCATGGAACCCCTGGAATACCAGCCCGCACCGCCCGAAGTCGCTCAACAATTCGAAATGTGA
- the rplC gene encoding 50S ribosomal protein L3, producing the protein MTQIYDEKGQIVPVTVIQAGPCHVLQLRTLERDGYEAVQLGFEDKPRRLASRSERGRVGKLTSKRSKKLAAAGVEVTTKADCEPQRFVRELRGSTDGYEVGQEFNIEALGEVKSVDVVGTSKGRGYAGVMKRHNFSGQRATHGVKKVHRHAGGTGCSASPSRVFKGRRMSGQYGDAQVTTRNLKVVNVDADNHLLVIRGAVPGPNGGLVVVRETNKLG; encoded by the coding sequence ATGACCCAGATCTACGACGAAAAAGGGCAGATTGTCCCGGTGACCGTGATCCAAGCGGGCCCGTGCCACGTTTTGCAACTGCGGACTCTTGAAAGGGACGGCTACGAAGCCGTTCAGCTCGGCTTTGAAGATAAGCCGCGTCGTCTAGCCAGCCGCAGTGAGCGTGGGCGTGTCGGCAAGCTGACCAGCAAGCGAAGCAAAAAGCTGGCCGCCGCCGGGGTTGAGGTGACGACCAAGGCAGATTGCGAGCCACAGCGATTCGTTCGTGAATTACGTGGGTCAACGGACGGCTACGAAGTTGGGCAGGAGTTCAACATCGAAGCACTTGGGGAAGTGAAGTCCGTCGACGTGGTTGGCACGAGCAAGGGCCGTGGCTACGCGGGTGTGATGAAGCGACACAATTTTTCTGGGCAACGAGCGACTCACGGTGTCAAAAAAGTACATCGTCATGCGGGTGGTACCGGTTGCAGTGCATCCCCGAGTCGTGTGTTCAAAGGCCGTCGCATGTCCGGTCAGTATGGAGATGCTCAGGTAACCACACGCAACCTGAAGGTTGTCAATGTGGACGCCGATAATCACCTGTTGGTCATCAGGGGTGCGGTTCCAGGCCCAAATGGTGGCTTGGTGGTCGTC
- the rpsJ gene encoding 30S ribosomal protein S10 — protein sequence MVTPTHEVIRIRMEAYDHLILDQSAKEIVETAKRTNSEVHGPIPLPTRIERYTVLSGPHVDKKARQQFEIRTHKRVIDIVQATAKTIEALNKLSLPAGVDIKIKASTK from the coding sequence GTGGTCACACCGACACACGAGGTCATTCGGATTCGAATGGAAGCCTACGATCACCTGATCTTGGATCAGAGTGCAAAAGAAATTGTCGAGACGGCAAAGCGAACTAACTCAGAGGTCCACGGACCGATACCGCTGCCTACTCGAATCGAACGCTATACGGTGCTATCGGGACCGCACGTCGACAAGAAGGCCAGACAACAGTTTGAAATCCGCACCCATAAGCGGGTGATCGATATCGTGCAAGCGACAGCAAAGACGATCGAGGCTTTAAATAAGCTCAGTCTTCCAGCTGGCGTCGACATCAAAATCAAGGCATCCACTAAGTAA
- the rpsG gene encoding 30S ribosomal protein S7 — translation MGKITASRSQLKGDPRHNSLLVSKFVNCLMWDGKKSIALNVFYDSLELIKEKMPNEEPIDVFNQALDNIKPQIEVRSKRVGGAAYQVPMQVNKNRQQSLAIRWLLLAVREKKGRPTASKLAEELLAAYKREGAAMTRRDNVHRMADANKAFAHFAW, via the coding sequence ATGGGAAAGATTACTGCCAGCCGAAGTCAACTCAAAGGTGACCCTCGCCATAACTCCCTGCTCGTCAGCAAATTCGTGAATTGCCTGATGTGGGACGGCAAAAAGTCAATCGCCTTGAATGTGTTCTATGACTCCCTGGAACTCATCAAAGAAAAGATGCCAAACGAAGAGCCGATTGATGTGTTTAATCAGGCACTCGATAACATCAAACCTCAGATCGAAGTCCGCAGCAAGCGAGTCGGTGGTGCCGCCTACCAGGTTCCCATGCAGGTTAACAAGAACCGTCAGCAATCGCTCGCCATTCGCTGGCTACTCCTAGCCGTCCGCGAGAAAAAGGGACGCCCAACCGCGAGCAAACTCGCCGAGGAACTGCTCGCAGCCTACAAGCGTGAAGGCGCTGCGATGACGCGACGCGATAACGTCCACCGAATGGCCGATGCGAACAAAGCATTCGCTCACTTCGCCTGGTAG